Proteins encoded within one genomic window of Eleutherodactylus coqui strain aEleCoq1 chromosome 1, aEleCoq1.hap1, whole genome shotgun sequence:
- the CAMK2N2 gene encoding calcium/calmodulin-dependent protein kinase II inhibitor 2: protein MSEILPYSEDKMGHYGADTEVGQISFSCRLQDTSAFYGGNQQKRPPKLGQIGRAKRVVIEDDRIDEVLKGVSDKSPSGV from the exons ATGTCTGAGATTCTCCCCTACAGCGAGGATAAGATGGGGCATTACGGCGCCGACACCGAGGTGGGGCAGATCTCCTTCAGCTGCCGCCTGCAGGACACCAGCGCTTTCTATGGGGGGAACCAGCAGAAGAGACCCCCGAAACTGGGGCAGATCGGAAGAGCCAAGAGAG TTGTTATTGAAGATGACAGAATAGACGAGGTGCTGAAGGGGGTGTCGGACAAGTCTCCCTCCGGAGTATAA